The following proteins are co-located in the Eubalaena glacialis isolate mEubGla1 chromosome 14, mEubGla1.1.hap2.+ XY, whole genome shotgun sequence genome:
- the LOC133074712 gene encoding LOW QUALITY PROTEIN: protein Njmu-R1-like (The sequence of the model RefSeq protein was modified relative to this genomic sequence to represent the inferred CDS: deleted 1 base in 1 codon; substituted 1 base at 1 genomic stop codon), with protein sequence MDVQGRSEAAATLPSLQESLDGDEKELDSSKEGVPAEERRLKLLPSSHYCVYSYRGSRLARQRADSDGGSPSGTDAETPSGDDFSLSLADANLPSEVEPELRSFIAERLSKGAVFEGLGNVASVELRTPGYRVGCYYCLFHKKNCFPKQQQRTVDVTLEYTVCFXGGSEKGLELFRLELDKYIQGLKNNMNCEERGGENHIQSYPSSCFEDVVCPVQRVVHLFQEQLTFLLHALYTRVEVKESDEKAKRDIHRFLSVASLQGLIHEGTMTSLCMATEEQLKSVIIDCSSSQPQFHGAGSNWSCEDGMQAFLNGADGGNPFLFWQVLENFKLKAIQEADNLKRFIWQAEMNHYALFQCFMFLKNCGSGGILLEIVKVEHEEMPEAKSVVAILEGFMKEAPAQSF encoded by the exons ATGGAT GTACAGGGCCGGTCAGAGGCCGCCGCGACGCTCCCCTCCTTGCAGGAATCGCTGGATGGGGATGAGAAGGAGCTAGACAGCAGCAAGGAGGGTGTCCCCGCCGAGGAGCGGAGACTCAAGCTGCTGCCCAGCAGCCACTACTGTGTCTACAGCTACCGCGGAAGCAGATTGGCACGGCAGCGAGCGGACAGTGATGGTGGAAGCCCAAGTGGCACAGATGCAGAAACTCCCTCTGGTGATGATTTCAGCCTCTCCTTGGCGGATGCTAATCTACCCTCTGAAGTGGAGCCAGAGCTGCGCAGTTTCATTGCTGAGCGTCTTTCTAAGGGAGCAGTCTTTGAAGGGCTGGGGAATGTTGCATCTGTGGAGCTGAGAACTCCAGGTTACAGAGTCGGTTGTTATTACTGCCTTTTCCACAAGAAAAACTGCTTCCCTAAACAGCAACAACGGACTGTGGACGTAACTCTTGAGTATACGGTCTGCTTTTGAGGAGGGTCTGAAAAAGGACTT GAGCTTTTCAGGCTTGAATTGGACAAGTATATTCAAGGGCTGAAAAATAACATGAATTGtgaggaaaggggtggggagaacCACATACAGTCCTACCCGAGCAGCTGTTTTGAGGATGTTGTATGCCCAGTCCAAAGGGTGGTTCATCTCTTTCAGGAGCAGCTTACCTTCCTGCTACACGCT TTATATACTCGTGTTGAGGTTAAAGAATcagatgaaaaagcaaaaagagacATTCACAGGTTTCTGAGTGTGGCCAGTCTCCAAGGCCTTATTCACGAAGGCACCATGACGTCTCTGTGCATGGCCACGGAGGAGCAGCTTAAGTCCGTGATCATCGACTGTAGTAGCTCCCAGCCTCAGTTCCACGGCGCAGGAAGCAACTGGTCTTGTGAGGATGGAATGCAGGCTTTTTTGAATGGTGCTGACGGAGGTaacccttttcttttttggcaagtCCTGGAGAACTTTAAACTAAAAGCCATACAAGAAGCAGATAATTTGAAGAGATTTATCTGGCAGGCTGAAATGAATCATTATGCTTTGTTTCAATGTTTCATGTTCCTAAAGAACTGTGGTAGTGGAGGTATCCTTTTGGAGATTGTTAAAGTGGAACACGAAGAAATGCCCGAAGCCAAAAGTGTGGTAGCTATCCTCGAAGGATTTATGAAAGAAGCCCCTGCCCAAAGTTTTTGA